Proteins encoded in a region of the Podospora pseudopauciseta strain CBS 411.78 chromosome 6, whole genome shotgun sequence genome:
- a CDS encoding hypothetical protein (EggNog:ENOG503P0KW), producing MEAFIIEAFTLLGVALVVVGMRTYVRLTTVGIKGFQADDYLMLVAAGAYTVETYLAYSVGALWKGLANNAMTDEQRRLLDPNSEEFRLRYVLTTSRPAGVW from the exons ATGGAGGCGTTTATTATTGAAGCGTTTACCTTGTTGGGAGTTGcgttggtggttgttgggatgAGGACGTATGTTAGGTTGACGACTGTGGGGATTAAGGGGTTTCAGGCGGATGATTATTTAATGTTGGTTGCTGCG GGCGCGTATACCGTGGAAACATATCTTGCGTACTCGGTGGGTGCGTTAtggaaggggttggcgaATAATGCGATGACGGATGAGCAGAGACGTCTTCTTGATCCGAACAGTGAGGAGTTTAGGTTGAGGTATGTTCTGACTACATCACGGCCTGCTGGAGTGTGGTAG
- a CDS encoding hypothetical protein (COG:Q; EggNog:ENOG503NYC2): METLDLVVIGAGIAGLSAAKIYHQLNNGKTLALLDDKESVGGVWANSRLYPELRTNNMLGTYQFPDFPMITEQFGVKPGDHIPGVVVHEYLKAYAEKFGIADKIRFRHKVVTAEHQDGLDGGWTLTVEHDDETSRIFAKKLIVATGLTSEPFLPHIDGQEAFSAPLFHGADFLQHVDTLETTHKVTVFGGSKSAWDAVYAYGKKGIHVDWVIRESGHGAVWMAPPYVTPLKKWLEKLVNTRMLTWFSPCIWGFADGYNTLRNFYHGTALGRAITNVFWSVLGNDVITLNKYDSHPELKKIKPWSHPMFTASSFSIYNYPTSFWDLLTKGTVKVHIADITGLSHKTVHLSNGTDLPADALCCVTGWKHVPPVKFLPEGIDLDIGLPHTPSKAKLFTKEAVQRADKEILGKFPRLNDQPVQNPNLKPLLGTKGLSTTDKINPSTPLTPWTLYRFMVPPSARFMQTRDIAFAGICMNFSTMIMAHIQGLWISAYFADQLPVRTIPPVDGKRDREGRAKTLKEVQHETVLHARFGKWRYPAGKGALLPDFVFDAVPYLDLMVGDMGLKVHRKAGWLKEATEPYGPEDYEDLMSEWVQSVDGE, translated from the exons ATGGAAACCCTCGACCTCGTGGTCATCGGCGCAG GCATCGCCGGACTCTCCGCTGCAAAGATCTACCACCAGCTCAACAATGGCAAGACTCTCGCCCTACTCGACGACAAAGAGAGCGTCGGCGGTGTCTGGGCCAATAGCCGGCTCTACCCCGAGCTCCGAACAAACAACATGCTTGGGACATATCAGTTCCCTGACTTTCCGATGATCACTGAGCAATTCGGTGTGAAGCCAGGAGACCACATCCCAGGCGTTGTCGTGCACGAGTACCTGAAAGCCTATGCTGAGAAGTTTGGCATCGCGGATAAAATCCGCTTCCGTCATAAGGTTGTGACTGCTGAACACCAGGATGGACTGGACGGTGGTTGGACCCTGACAGTAGAGCATGACGACGAGACGAGCAGGATCTTTGCAAAGAAGCTCATTGTCGCTACCGGGTTGACTTCTGAGCCGTTTTTGCCTCATATTGATGGACAAGAGGCGTTTAGCGCGCCTTTGTTCCATGGTGCTGATTTCCTTCAGCATGTCGATACCCTCGAAACCACTCATAAGGTGACGGTTTTCGGTGGGAGCAAATCGGCTTGGGATGCAGTTTATGCGTACGGTAAGAAGGGTATCCACGTGGACTGGGTGATCCGAGAAAGCGGCCATGGTGCTGTGTGGATGGCACCACCCTATGTGACACCATTGAAGAAGTGGCTAGAGAAGCTGGTCA ACACCCGCATGCTCACCTGGTTCAGCCCTTGCATCTGGGGCTTCGCCGACGGGTACAACACGCTCCGCAACTTCTACCACGGCACCGCCCTCGGCCGCGCCATCACGAACGTCTTCTGGTCCGTCCTCGGCAACGACGTCATCACGCTCAACAAATACGACTCCCACCCCGAgctcaagaagatcaagcCCTGGAGCCATCCCATGTTCACCGCTTCGTCCTTTTCCATCTACAACTACCCCACCAGCTTCTGGGACCTTTTGACCAAAGGCACCGTCAAAGTTCACATTGCAGACATCACCGGCCTGTCCCACAAAACGGTCCACCTATCCAACGGTACAGACCTTCCGGCTGATGCCCTGTGCTGTGTGACTGGCTGGAAGCACGTACCCCCAGTCAAGTTTCTCCCCGAGGGAATCGACCTAGACATTGGGCTGCCTCACACACCAAGCAAGGCAAAGCTGTTCACCAAGGAGGCCGTCCAAAGGGCTGACAAGGAAATTCTCGGTAAATTTCCGCGATTGAATGATCAGCCAGTTCAAAACCCTAACCTGAAGCCACTCCTTGGAACAAAGGGTCTGTCAACGACAGACAAGATCAACCCTTCGACTCCTCTGACCCCATGGACGCTGTACCGGTTTATGGTGCCACCCTCAGCACGGTTCATGCAGACAAGAGACATCGCCTTTGCGGGTATCTGCATGAACTTCAGCACCATGATCATGGCGCATATCCAGGGGTTGTGGATCTCGGCGTATTTTGCTGACCAGCTGCCTGTGAGGACGATTCCGCCGGttgatgggaagagggaTCGGGAAGGGAGGGCCAAGACGCTGAAAGAGGTTCAGCACGAGACGGTACTGCATGCTCGGTTTGGCAAATGGAGGTATCCGGCCGGGAAGGGCGCGCTGCTGCCGGACTTTGTGTTTGACGCGGTGCCGTACTTGGatttgatggtgggggataTGGGCTTGAAAGTTCATCGGAAGGCGGGGTGGTTAAAAGAGGCAACAGAGCCGTATGGGCCGGAGGATTATGAGGATCTCATGTCGGAATGGGTGCAGTCGGTCGATGGGGAGTAG
- a CDS encoding hypothetical protein (EggNog:ENOG503P5J3; COG:K) encodes MTSSTTAAPFSLTKHLLSLEPEEFKAATEHPFLLAAAKGTLPKDVLSHWLVNDRLYIHAYIRAAGQLLASLELPKHLPGVEQPGEEDEAFEVRLVDWLIEALVAVRREERMFLEVGGRYELVDFVGVNSREVGRVKGLGVIEGLFRDVGRKEKGKGLGSWLLRAGGGELPVSEKIPWLEGAVTFWGTERVYLEAWSWARGQQEERPNGKEDEDGGALRREFIPNWSSDEFRGFVERLGVLIDQAVEREIGMVGEDGQKQEEVKKEILGRVEGKWRTLLEGEKGFWPDV; translated from the coding sequence ATGAcgtcatccaccaccgctgcccccttttccctcaccaaacacctcctctccctcgaaCCAGAGGAATTCAAAGCCGCGACTGAACACCCCTTTTTGCTCGCTGCAGCAAAGGGGACGCTCCCCAAAGATGTGCTGAGTCATTGGCTGGTGAATGACCGGTTGTATATCCATGCTTATATCCGAGCTGCGGGACAGCTGCTCGCTAGTCTGGAGCTGCCGAAGCATTTACCTGGGGTTGAACAGCcgggggaagaggatgaggcgTTCGAAGTTAGACTGGTGGATTGGCTGATTGAGGCTTTGGTtgcggtgaggagggaggagaggatgtttcttgaggttggggggaggtatGAATTGGTGGATTTTGTGGGAGTGAActcgagggaggtggggagggtgaaggggttgggggttatTGAAGGGTTGTTTAGGGATGTtggaaggaaggagaaggggaaggggttggggtcttggttgttgagggcagggggaggagaattGCCGGTGAGTGAGAAGATTccttggttggagggggcggtgaCGTTTTGGGGGACGGAGAGAGTTTATCTTGAGGCTTGGAGCTGGGCGAGGGgccagcaggaggagaggcctAATGgcaaggaggatgaggatggtggggcgttgaggagggagtttATTCCTAATTGGAGTAGTGATGAGTTTAGGGGGtttgtggagaggttgggggtgttgattgATCAGGctgtggagagggagattgggatggtgggtgaggatgggcAGAAACAGGAGGAAGTGAAGAAAGAAAtcttggggagggtggaagggAAGTGGAGGAccttgttggagggggagaaggggtttTGGCCGGATGTGTGA
- a CDS encoding hypothetical protein (EggNog:ENOG503P0KW), whose translation MSDHCQPAISNIDIFVTLGLNVSTDIYLMSIPIPMLWRATMRPMKKIGLIVLFSGGAFVTVAGVLRCILIVTDPINGAQQAGSWAVRETFVAVVTSNLPMCVPLINRWGRPILGSLKSLKSTTGRMTRSGRSDPKHGAFRLEDKNPRRGMGPRSVNPITDLTISETELAEIQHQEYFWNPNKGRHDPESGLDGEGTSPGGLIWKQTSLQVSESRNYHGDGVNEIDFGDYYLVEQAKKSAEIMATSPTGRSWKTSNSNRQDRRSP comes from the exons ATGTCAGATCACTGTCAACCGgccatctccaacattgACATCTTTGTAACTCTTGGGTTGAATGTCTCCACAGACATTTACCTCATGAGCATTCCCATACCCATGCTATGGCGTGCTACCATGAGACCGATGAAAAAGATTGGGCTCATTGTGTTGTTTTCTGGTGGAGCGTTTGTGACGGTGGCAGGAGTGTTGCGATGTATCCTGATTGTTACA GATCCCATCAACGGCGCTCAACAAGCAGGTTCCTGGGCCGTCCGGGAGACGTTTGTGGCTGTGGTGACTTCCAATCTTCCCATGTGTGTTCCCCTAATTAACAGATGGGGTCGACCAATTTTGGGAAGCCTAAAGTCCCTCAAGTCAACAACGGGCAGGATGACACGTTCTGGCCGTTCAGATCCGAAGCATGGAGCGTTCAGGCTTGAGGATAAAAACCCGAGACGTGGAATGGGGCCGAGGAGCGTCAATCCTATTACTGACCTTACGATATCCGAGACGGAGCTGGCTGAGATTCAGCACCAGGAGTATTTTTGGAATCCCAATAAGGGTCGTCACGACCCAGAGAGCGGACTGGATGGTGAGGGTACGAGCCCAGGTGGGTTGATCTGGAAGCAGACATCCCTCCAAGTGTCGGAGTCGAGAAATTaccatggtgatggtgtgaaTGAGATTGACTTTGGGGATTATTATCTTGTGGAGCAAGCAAAGAAGAGCGCAGAGATCATGGCCACTTCGCCGACTGGAAGGAGTTGGAAGACTTCGAATAGCAACCGCCAGGATCGACGATCGCCGTGA